The Elaeis guineensis isolate ETL-2024a chromosome 13, EG11, whole genome shotgun sequence genome includes a region encoding these proteins:
- the LOC105056475 gene encoding uncharacterized protein, with translation MGVVVLDGSTVRAFVGDEAAFQKSVDERFASLDINGDGVLSRAELRRALETFRLLETHFGVDVVTPPGEVAALYDSIFEQFDCDHSGTVDLEEFRQEMRRIMLAIADGLGSSPIQIAVEDDGQSFLQKAADLEAAKIAGVAM, from the coding sequence atgggaGTAGTGGTCTTGGATGGCTCTACGGTCCGGGCGTTCGTCGGCGACGAGGCGGCCTTCCAGAAGAGCGTCGACGAGCGGTTCGCCTCCCTGGACATCAACGGCGACGGCGTGCTCTCCCGGGCGGAGCTCCGCCGGGCTCTGGAGACGTTCCGGCTCCTGGAGACTCACTTCGGGGTGGACGTGGTGACCCCCCCAGGGGAGGTCGCCGCCCTCTACGACTCCATCTTCGAGCAATTCGACTGCGACCACAGCGGCACCGTCGACCTGGAGGAGTTCCGGCAGGAGATGCGTCGGATCATGCTCGCCATTGCCGACGGCCTCGGCTCGTCTCCGATCCAGATCGCCGTCGAAGACGACGGCCAGAGCTTCCTCCAGAAGGCCGCCGACCTCGAGGCCGCCAAGATCGCCGGGGTAGCGATGTAA
- the LOC105056476 gene encoding DNA (cytosine-5)-methyltransferase CMT3 (The RefSeq protein has 2 substitutions compared to this genomic sequence) yields MRTAAAEKRVRRIKRAAEQGAEHTAPAKASISKRKRAPSSSSAAAAVGSSSDKPLLLDDREAVEEQAEQVGRSRSAQKKPILALGNDETVGVDEGEEDAGGKQSLLPQKRAAPAKKSKKKGNEKEVEHCFVGEPVPDDEAKKRWPERYQRKNAGKRALASASSKKSDEEEVLKARRHYWQAMVDNVIYNLNDDAYIKAGDGEPDYIGRIVEFFETTDGQLYFAAQWFFRAEDTVIKEIAHDPKTVHDPRRVFLSEEKNDNVLDCIVSKIRIVRVESNIDLKAKEDSIPPCDLYYDMSYSLSYSTFGNLPPESLRAGSETSSTISSEDASNVCKGKCQSDSEASSSGEKRVLSLLDLYSGCGAMSTGLCLGANLSGLKLETRWAVDINPYACESLKLNHPHTEVRNEKAEDFLALLREWEKLCAKFNLIGMESSFAQGSESSGSDDEDESRISTEVPRGEFEVGKLVGICYGDPSNIGKVGLKFKVRWKGYGPSEDTWEPIDGLSKCQERIKDFVQNGYKKNILPLPGKVDVICGGPPCQGISGFNRFRNYNAPLEDPKNQQMVVFMDIVDFLKPKYVLMENVVDILKFAHGFLLRYALSRLVAMNYQARLGMMVAGCYGLPQFRMRVFLWGACPTEILPQFPLPTHDVVVRGGAPNEFEQNIVAYDENQHRQLERALLLEDAISDLPQVGNNEMRDEMPYGRPPRTEFQHFIRLTREELVNSASGAGRLSQKAILFDHRPLQLNEDDYLRVCRIPKKKGANFRDLPGVKVGPDNVVEWDPEIERVLLPSGKPLVPDYAMSFIKGKSLKPFGRLWWDETVPTVVTRAEPHNQALLHPEQDRVLSIRENARLQGFPDFYRLRGPVKERYIQVGNAVAVPVARALGYSMGLAFQGKCSEQPVFTLPQKFPCLDQSSSERRVEADEVVE; encoded by the exons ATGAGGACGGCCGCGGCGGAGAAGCGCGTGCGCCGCATCAAGCGGGCTGCGGAGCAGGAGGCGGAGCATACGGCCCCTGCCAAGGCGTCCATTTCCAAGAGAAAGCgagccccctcctcctcctccgccgccgccgccgtcggATCTTCGTCGGACAAGCCTTTGCTATTAGATGACAGGGAGGCAGTCGAGGAGCAGGCGGAACAGGTCGGACGGAGCCGATCGGCTCAGAAGAAGCCGATCCTTGCTTTGGGAAACGACGAGACTGTTGGTGTTGATGAAGGAGAGGAGGATGCAGGAGGGAAGCAGAGCCTGTTGCCTCAGAAAAGGGCGGCGCCGGCTAAGAAATCCAAGAAAAAGGGGAATGAGAACGAGGTGGAGCACTGCTTTGTCGGCGAGCCGGTTCCTGATGATGAAGCTAAGAAGCGATGGCCTGAAAGATACCAGAGGAAG AATGCCGGGAAGCGGGCACTGGCTTCTGCGAGCAGTAAAAA GAGTGATGAAGAGGAGGTACTGAAAGCAAGGCGCCACTACTGGCAAGCAATGGTAGACAATGTCATTTACAATCTAAATGATGACGCCTACATAAAA GCTGGTGATGGGGAGCCGGATTACATTGGCCGAATTGTTGAATTTTTTGAAACAACTGATGGGCAATTATATTTTGCAGCTCAATGGTTTTTTAGGGCGGAAGATACT GTTATTAAGGAGATTGCTCATGATCCTAAAACAGTTCATGACCCTAGAAGAGTTTTTCTGTCAGAGGAGAAAAATGACAATGTATTGGATTGCATTGTATCCAAGATTAGAATTGTTCGAGTGGAATCAAAT ATTGATCTTAAGGCAAAAGAGGATAGCATCCCACCTTGTGATCTTTATTATGATATGTCTTATTCCCTATCCTATTCAACCTTTGGAAATTTACCACCAG AAAGCTTAAGGGCTGGCAGTGAGACATCGTCAACGATATCTTCAGAAGATGCATCAAATGTGTGCAAAGGCAAATGTCAGTCTGATTCAGAGGCCTCATCCTCTGGGGAAAAGCGTGTACTGTCACTTCTGGACCTATATTCTGGTTGTGGTGCCATGTCAACAGGGTTATGTCTTGGTGCAAATCTCTCTGGTTTAAAACTTGAAACA CGCTGGGCTGTTGATATAAACCCATATGCATGTGAAAGTCTGAAATTAAATCATCCTCACACAGAG gtaagaaatgagaaggCGGAAGACTTTTTGGCTCTTCTAAGAGAGTGGGAGAAGTTGTGCGCAAAGTTCAATCTTATTGGGATGGAGAGTTCTTTTGCCCAAGGATCTGAATCCAGTGGTTCAGATGATGAAGACGAGTCTCGCATTTCTACAGAAGTTCCTAGAGGAGAATTTGAGGTTGGAAAACTAGTTGGGATATGCTATGGTGATCCCAGCAACATAGGCAAAGTTGGACTAAAGTTTAAG GTTCGATGGAAGGGCTATGGTCCAAGTGAGGACACATGGGAACCTATAGATGGTTTAAG CAAGTGTCAAGAACGTATCAAAGACTTTGTGCAGAATGGATACAAGAAAAATATCTTACCTTTGCCT GGCAAGGTTGATGTGATATGTGGAGGGCCTCCTTGCCAAGGAATAAGCGGATTTAATCGGTTTAGAAATTACAATGCTCCACTAGAAGACCCAAAAAATCAACAGATGGTTGTTTTCATGGATATTGTTGATTTTCTTAAGCCAAAATATGTTCTTATGGAGAATGTTGTGGATATCCTCAAGTTTGCTCATGGCTTTTTGCTAAGATATGCTCTGAGTAGGCTTGTTGCAATGAATTACCAAGCCAGATTGGGAATGATGGTTGCAGGCTGCTATGGACTTCCACAATTTCGGATGCGGGTTTTTCTGTGGGGTGCTTGTCCCACTGAG ATCCTTCCCCAGTTTCCATTACCTACCCATGATGTTGTTGTGCGTGGTGGTGCTCCTAATGAGTTTGAG CAAAATATAGTTGCATATGATGAAAATCAACATCGGCAGCTTGAACGTGCTTTGTTACTTGAGGATGCCATATCTGACCTTCCTCAG GTTGGCAATAATGAAATGAGAGATGAAATGCCATATGGACGACCTCCAAGGACAGAATTTCAACACTTTATCCGGCTTACAAGAGAAG AACTCGTCAATTCTGCTTCTGGTGCTGGTAGGCTTTCACAGAAGGCCATTCTTTTCGATCATAGGCCCCTTCAGTTGAATGAAGATGATTACTTACGAGTTTGCCGGATTCCCAAAAAAAAG GGTGCGAACTTTAGGGATTTGCCTGGGGTTAAGGTTGGGCCTGACAATGTTGTTGAATGGGATCCAGAAATTGAGAGAGTATTATTACCCTCGGGGAAACCTTTG GTTCCTGACTATGCTATGAGTTTCATAAAAGGGAAATCTTTGAA ACCTTTTGGACGTCTATGGTGGGATGAAACTGTGCCTACAGTTGTAACAAGAGCCGAACCTCACAATCAG GCCTTACTACATCCAGAGCAAGATAGAGTACTCTCAATTCGTGAGAATGCACGGCTTCAAGGTTTTCCTGATTTTTACAGACTTCGTGGCCCTGTTAAAGAGCG CTATATACAAGTTGGAAATGCTGTAGCTGTACCTGTTGCTCGTGCACTTGGATACTCTATGGGATTGGCGTTTCAGGGCAAATGCAGTGAGCAGCCTGTTTTTACTCTTCCTCAAAAGTTTCCTTGTTTGGATCAATCCTCATCAGAAAGAAGAGTGGAAGCTGATGAAGTTGTAGAATAA
- the LOC105056477 gene encoding uncharacterized protein, giving the protein MVPHRLASSHSSFLGLSQTLNQTLTLISPHPRCLAFKSRHPSRGLSYSPSLRISSTSAVAASASLFPSEDLIERDWSFLEPDSFGPDQEWAEKARRIVAAGQICEGSRVLAAFPTIGFAGLLADLSPCELLLAIHESLFVLAMIKESHDRVRCWQGEISAMPERFSLFDVVFACYFPGLGVSVDQLLTLLAARCSPGARLVIGFDQGREIIERNHRQQYPDMVTFDLPDKITLEKAATDHSFQLTEFVDEPTFYLAVLKFQERGVPNQ; this is encoded by the exons ATGGTTCCGCACCGCCTCGCCTCCTCCCACTCCTCCTTCCTTGGTCTCTCTCAAACCCTAAACCAAACACTAACGCTAATCTCCCCACATCCCCGCTGTCTCGCCTTCAAATCCCGCCATCCCTCACGTGGGCTCTCGTATTCCCCCTCCCTCCGCATCTCCTCCACCTCCGCGGTCGCCGCTTCTGCCTCTCTGTTCCCGTCGGAGGACCTCATCGAGAGGGACTGGTCCTTCCTCGAGCCCGATTCCTTCGGCCCCGACCAGGAGTGGGCCGAAAAGGCCCGCCGGATTGTCGCTGCCGGCCAGATTTGCGAGGGCTCCCGGGTCCTTGCCGCCTTCCCCACCATCGGCTTCGCCGGCCTACTCGCGGACCTCTCCCCATGTGAGCTCCTCCTGGCCATCCACGAGTCCCTCTTCGTGCTCGCCATGATCAAGGAGAGCCACGACCGGGTCCGGTGCTGGCAGGGGGAGATCTCCGCCATGCCGGAGAGGTTCTCTTTGTTTGACGTCGTGTTCGCGTGCTACTTTCCCGGGTTGGGCGTTTCTGTCGACCAGCTTTTGACCTTGCTAGCTGCGAGGTGCTCTCCAG GTGCAAGACTGGTCATCGGCTTTGATCAAGGGAGGGAAATCATTGAGCGAAATCATCGGCAGCAATATCCAGATATGGTCACTTTTGACTTGCCTGACAAAATAACTTTAGAGAAGGCAGCAACTGATCATTCATTTCAGTTAACAGAATTTGTTGATGAACCTACATTTTACCTTGCTGTATTGAAATTTCAGGAACGGGGAGTGCCAAATCAGTAA